DNA from Desulfarculus baarsii DSM 2075:
ATGGCCTTGACCAAAAGCGTCAACGTCTGGTTGATCGGCGTGGCCAGGCCCTTTTCCTGGCCCATGCGGCAGACCGCGCCGTTGATGAACTCGACCTCGGTGGGTCGCTTGTTTTGCACGTCGGCGCGCATGGAGCTGACGTTCTTGGCCGTGCGCCGGGCCACGTCACGCACGGCCTGGGGCATGTCCTGATGCAAGAAGCGCACGCCATAAGCCAGGCCCACGCCCAGGGCCTCGTCCACGGCCAGATCCATCAGCCGCCGGGCCGATGGCAGATCCAGCAAGCGGCCGTTGGGCGCGTCGAGGATGGCCGTCAGGGCGTTGATGCCCACGTTGATGATCAGCTTGGTCCAGATCAGGTTTTGCACGCCCTCGACCTGGCTGACGGCGAAGCCGGCCCGGGCCAGCAAATCGGCCGCCTGGCCGCAATAGGCGTCGGGCGGGCCCTCGGCCGGTCCGATGTGCGTCTGGCCCCGGCCGGCGTGACGCACGCGGCCCGGGCCCAGCACCGTGGCCCCCTCGCTGGTGATGCCGCCCAACACGCGCTCCGGCCCCAAGGCCTGGGTCAGGGCCTCCACGTTGCCCGCGCCGTTCTGGAAGGTCAGGGCCCTGGCCCGCGCGTCAAGGTGTTTGGCCAAGGTTGCGGCCACCTGGGCCGTGCCGTGGGCCTTGACGCAGACCAGGGCCAGATCGGCCTTGGCCAGGGCGGCCGGGTCGGCGGTTATGTCGATGGCCAGGGTCGACTGGCCGGTTTCGTCCTCGATGGTCACGCCCTGGGCGGCTACCCGCGCCGCCCGTTCGGGCCGGTGGTCGATCAGCGTCACCGCCGCTCCGGCCTGGCTCAGGCGGCAGGCGAACAACAGGCCCATGGCTCCGGGCCCCACCACTGCCACATGCATGGCCGCCTCCCTAAAATTTCAGTTGGGCGACCACGGCCGGGTCCATGGGGAAGCCATGCTCCTCGGCGGGGAAGGATTGTCCGGCCACTTCCTGGCAATATTGGCTGACCGCCTGGCTCAGTTGGCCAAAGAGATCGAGGTATTGCTTGGCCATCTTGGGCACGCGGCGGCCAGAGAGGCCCATGATGTCGTGGTAGACCAGCACCTGACCGTCGCAGTCGGCCCCGCCGCCGATGCCGATGGTGATCATCGAACTGGCCTTGGTGATGGCCGCGGCCAACGGCGAGGGGATGCACTCGAAAACGATCATGTCGGCCCCGGCCCCTTGCAGGGCCTTGGCGTCGTCGATGAGCTTTTGCGCGCCGGCCACGTCCTTGCCCTGGACCTTGTAGCCGCCCAGCTTGGAGACGCTCTGGGGCGTGAGCCCGATGTGGGCGCAGACGGGAATGCCCGCCCGCGTGATGGCTTCCACCGTGGGGGCCATCTCGGCGCCGCCTTCGAGCTTGACCATCTCGGCGCCGCCTTCCTTCATGAAACGGCCGGCGTTGAGCACCGCCTGCTCGGGCGAGATCTGATAGCTCAGGAAGGGCATGTCGGCGATCAGCAGCGCCCGCTTGAGTCCCCGCCGCACGGCCTTGACGTGATGGATCATCTCGTCCATGGTCACGGGCACGGTGGACTCGTAGCCCAGGCAGACCATGCCCAGGCTGTCGCCCACCAACACGCTGTCCACGCCGGCCTGGTCGAGGACCAGGGCGGTCGGGTAGTCGTAACCGGTGAGCATGGTGACTTTGCGGCCTTCGGCCTTTTTCTGGTAGAGGTCGGAAATCGTAACCTTTTTCTGGCTCATGGATCCTCTCCTGCCCGGTTTTGAAAAAACTTCGGCGGCGTTCCAAGCACGAACGACCGCCGGTGGGCTGCCCGGAGTGGTCGTCGGCCGTCTCGGTCTGTCGATCCAAGCGGCTGCGCGTGGACGCCGCAAACAATGTTCAACCATATTGCCCCAGCCCAAATCTGTCAAGGCCGCCGCCGCCGGTCGGGCAAATACTTCCGCTCTTTGCCGGTCATTGCAGAAAAACGTTGACACCTCCCCCGGGCTATGGTGTTTTGTGCCGGGGCCTTGGGCCCCTTCATCCAACCAATCATTTG
Protein-coding regions in this window:
- a CDS encoding ketopantoate reductase family protein codes for the protein MHVAVVGPGAMGLLFACRLSQAGAAVTLIDHRPERAARVAAQGVTIEDETGQSTLAIDITADPAALAKADLALVCVKAHGTAQVAATLAKHLDARARALTFQNGAGNVEALTQALGPERVLGGITSEGATVLGPGRVRHAGRGQTHIGPAEGPPDAYCGQAADLLARAGFAVSQVEGVQNLIWTKLIINVGINALTAILDAPNGRLLDLPSARRLMDLAVDEALGVGLAYGVRFLHQDMPQAVRDVARRTAKNVSSMRADVQNKRPTEVEFINGAVCRMGQEKGLATPINQTLTLLVKAIEENQQPA
- the panB gene encoding 3-methyl-2-oxobutanoate hydroxymethyltransferase; this translates as MSQKKVTISDLYQKKAEGRKVTMLTGYDYPTALVLDQAGVDSVLVGDSLGMVCLGYESTVPVTMDEMIHHVKAVRRGLKRALLIADMPFLSYQISPEQAVLNAGRFMKEGGAEMVKLEGGAEMAPTVEAITRAGIPVCAHIGLTPQSVSKLGGYKVQGKDVAGAQKLIDDAKALQGAGADMIVFECIPSPLAAAITKASSMITIGIGGGADCDGQVLVYHDIMGLSGRRVPKMAKQYLDLFGQLSQAVSQYCQEVAGQSFPAEEHGFPMDPAVVAQLKF